A genomic region of Prionailurus bengalensis isolate Pbe53 chromosome D1, Fcat_Pben_1.1_paternal_pri, whole genome shotgun sequence contains the following coding sequences:
- the LOC122483698 gene encoding methylthioribulose-1-phosphate dehydratase: MSGCHAPEGDCCSQGCGAKDKEHPRYLIPELCKQFYHLGWVTGTGGGISLKHGDEIYIAPSGVQKERIQPEDMFVCDINEQDISGPLPQKKLKKSQCTPLFMNAYTMRGAGAVIHTHSKAAVMATLLFPGREFKITHQEMIKGIRKCTSGGYYRYDDMLVVPIIENTPEEKDLKERMARAINEYPDSCAVLVRRHGVYVWGETWEQAKTMCECYDYLFDVAVSMKKVGLDPTQLPVGENGIV; encoded by the exons ATGTCGGGCTGTCACGCTCCGGAGGGAGACTGCTGCTCGCAGGGCTGCGGCGCTAAG GACAAGGAACATCCAAGATACCTGATCCCAGAGCTTTGCAAACAGTTTTACCACTTGGGCTGGGTCACTGGGACTGGAGGAGGAATTAGCTTGAAACATGG CGATGAGATCTACATTGCTCCTTCAGGAGTGCAAAAGGAACGGATCCAG CCTGAAGACATGTTTGTTTGTGACATCAATGAGCAGGACATAAGTGGACCTCTGCCGCAGAAGAAGCTTAAAAAAAGCCAGTGCACTCCTCTTTTCATGAATGCCTACACAATGAGAG gagCAGGTGCAGTGATTCATACCCACTCAAAAGCAGCTGTCATGGCCACCCTTCTCTTTCCAGGACGAGAGTTTAAAATTACACATCAAGAGATGATAAAAGGAATAAGGAAATGTACTTCGGGAGGGTATTAcag GTATGATGATATGTTAGTGGTACCCATTATTGAGAATACACCTGAGGAGAAAGACCTCAAAGAACGAATGGCTCGCGCGATAAATGAATACCCAGACTCCTGCGCGGTCCTGGTCAGGCGTCATGGAGTGTACGTCTGGGGAGAAACCTGGGAGCAGGCCAAAACCAT gTGTGAGTGTTACGACTATTTGTTTGACGTGGCCGTGTCCATGAAGAAAGTGGGCCTGGATCCTACACAGCTTCCGGTTGGAGAAAATGGAATTGTATAA